The Arachis ipaensis cultivar K30076 chromosome B10, Araip1.1, whole genome shotgun sequence DNA window TTACCCGCTCAGATAGCTTTGATATTGCAAGAGCAGAGAATGTTGTTATATGTAGAAGTATGGCTTCTGCTTTGGAATTGTTAGCTGAACCTCCCTATATTTTGTCAATTGAGAAAATATTTGTTATAGGAGGTGGACAAATATTTAGGTATATCCTTTTGACCTTTTCTTTCTCTGTGCATTATTCTTCCTATTTGTATTAGGCTCTTTCTCTATTACTGATGATAATTTTCGTTTACAGGGAGACTTTAAATGCACCTGGATGTGAAGCTATCCACATCACTGAAATTCAGACTAGCATCGAGTGTGACACATTTATGCCTCCAGTTGATTCCTCTGTATTTCAGTTGTGGTACTCATCTTTTCCTAAGGTGGAAAACAACATTCGCTATTCTTTCACAACTTATGTGCGTGTAAGGCGTTCGGTGGAGCATGCAACTCAGAATACTGATCCAGGTCTTGATAACAATTCAGATACTCTAAAGTTTGAGTTCaaggatttttcttttcttcctaaaatGATTCTTGAAAGACATGAAGAATACAAGTATCTTAGGCTGGTTGAAGAAATCATTTCTGAGGGTACAGCCAAAGATGATAGGACAAGGACTGGTACCTTGTCAAAATTTGGTTGCCAGGTAACATGTTGATGCCTATATTTGAGGGTTGCTGTAATTTGTACTCTGACATCTATATCCATTTTTTTACAGATGAGGTTCAATTTGCGCAGAAACTTCCCTCTTCTTACTACAAAGGTACCTAGACATTATACTTATTATAGTTTAAAACATGTACTTAATGTACTGCACAAAATAACTTGCCATTCTTGTGATTATTTTCCTTTTTGTattgttcttttttatttattttatgttcttaTTAGGTAGGTGTTATTGGGAAGAGGAGTATTTATTTGTTCATTTTGTTTAGATAGATAAGTTGACACAACTTCTTCATTGATCCTAGAAAGTATTTTGGCGAGGGGTTGTTGAAGAGCTTCTTTGGTTTATTAGTGGGTCTACAAATGCCAAGGTAATGATATATTCATCCAATCGTTTTCTTCACACAAATGAATCATATCCTTTCCTAGTTATGTGACAAACAAGTTGATATTAACCAAATATTCCGATCAACACTATCTGAGCTTGGGTTTTAATAGGGGCAGCCCTACTCAGAACTCAGAAGTGAATAAATGTATCTTGAATGATGctcaacattattaaaaaaaatggttCTCAACTTAACTTTCAACCACAGTACTTCATTTTCAAGAGATATTCATCTTTTCGGTTGTTACTTTCCAAGATCCTTCTGTTACTATAGTAGATATGATCATTATTAACTTATATTCTGAAAGTTATGGTACATTGGCAGTTGCTGCAGGAAAAAGGGATCCATATATGGGATGGCAATGCATCGAGAGAATACCTAGATAGGCAAGCATGACAGTCAGTTGTCTTAACTACAATTGTACATTTTTCTTCTTGCAGTTACTAAGTGGCTTCTATTTAAAATTATAGACTTGGCTTGACAGATAGGGAGGAGGGTGACTTGGGACCTGTTTATGGGTTTCAGTGGAGGCACTTTGGTGCCAGGTAGGTTGATCATACCTTTTTCTGAGCAGGTCCATAGACTATTGTGTTTTGGATTGCTTAGCTCTCTATCCCTCATCTTACACTCTTTAGGTATACTAATATGCATGCCGACTACTCCGGCCAAGGAATTGATCAGTTGTTAGATGTTATTACCAAGATAAGGCACAATCCCAATGATCGGCGGATCATTCTCTCTGCATGGAATCCAGCTGATCTTAAATTGGCGGCCCTTCCACCGTGCCACATGTTTGCACAGGTCTGCtctttttttagtttttctttaaacaaagctctctcttctctctccttttcttttctttctgctGCTTCTTATTCTTTTTTTCCCCTCCAGTTCTATGTAGCGAATGGGGAGTTATCATGTCAAATGTATCAACGATCTGCTGACATGGGCCTAGGCGTGCCTTTTAATATTGCATCTTATGCCCTCCTGACCTGCATAATTGCTCATGTTTGTGGTATGTAAATTTTTGAAGCATCTCTTGTGGACTTTATATATTCAGATCTATCATATTTAGTTGTGAATGGCTTAAGTTAATATGGTGGTCCTCTATGAATTATTATTTTTCCCTAGTTCTCTATGAATTATTCGGTCTTGTTAATGTGCTGATCTTTGAAAAcctgattttattttgtttgtaaAACTATGTAATGTTTTATTTTCACTCCTCTTGTCAGAATTAGTTCCAGGTGATTTTATCCATGTCATTGGAGATGCACATGTTTACCAAAATCATGTGAAGCCTTTGCAGGAGCAGCTCCAGAACTTGCCACGGCCTTTTCCGGTATGTAATTTTGAAGAAAATCTTTGCCACAATGTAATTTGATGCAAAATTTGACCATTTAGTTCTCTTCAATTTGTGTTCTGCTTTGTTGATTCAATGCAGACTTTGAAGATAAATCCAGAGAAAAAAGATATAGATTCTTTTGTGGCTtctgatttcaagctcagtgactATAATCCTCACCAGAAGATTGAGATGAAGATGGCCATCTAAAATGTAGGACATAATTCTTCTGTCCCTTCGTTAGGTATGCCATTACATGTTTGAAGGATTTGAAACTTGAAGATAACCATTCTCCTGAATCCTGAGTTGGCTAATTGTACTTTGCTATGTTTGGAGATCAAcagagaaggaaaaagaaaattaaataatttccatTGAAGAGTGTTGTGGGAAAATTAGGAAGGGTTTTAGCTTGATACTGAAGTCTAAATCTCCTTACTTTGTTTGCTATATTGTTTGCACCAAGTATGGGAGGTTTTAAGATGTATTTCGTTGCTAAAGTTGATGTCCTCTTATGATTGAAGAATATATGCATGATTAGAGAATTCTCTGAGTGTCTCTAACTTTTTAATATGCTAAATaaagaatattttattttaaattcttttataaGTAAAGCAATAATTGACATATCTATTTTATATTCATTTATTCTACAATGAACAGGGTTCAattctcttctttctttatttatttctttttttacttttatcTTATTAATATTACGTAAAATTTATTtaacattttttaataatttaatcatCAACTATCAACCTtttctttattttagttttttttatggtGTTTTTGAACTTGGCacgttaaaaattaatttatcacagAATTTTGATTATAAAATTTGTTGCTAACCAATAAATTATTACATTTACAAAGCGAGATTTTAACTTAATATTTACTTAAGAACCATTTGACTTAACTCAAATTGGTTAACTAAGTATCAACTTAGAACAAGATAATTGTActtaggtattttttttttttctgattgaGTATATACTCAAATagatttttaaagaattttgcATCCaacaattttgttccaaaaaaaattattatattaaaatttttaaactttacaaAATTACGACATATAAGTTCTtactttaattaaattagttGCTTTTATTTGAACAAATATAAGTCCTCTAAGATACAAGGGAAATATTTATATGTCTCACTTTTATAAGACTTCAACGTAATAAAATTTGTATGGAGATGAAAATTTTTCATACAAAATTTTTGAGGGACCTATCTGGGATAAAATTTggatcttttaaattttgaacttttattttagagagtaaagtgtgatctctcatctTTGAATAGTTTTTCTCTGATTCTTTCATATTTTTTCTTAGCTCTACCTATGAAATAATAGTGAGAGATCATACTTTATCTtctaaaatgaaattcaaaatttagaggtccaaatctttttggatatactattttttattttattttattttatttttttaacttatttacttttttttctaGTTTGGGCATTGGCCCTGCCACAGTGCCACTTTCACTGTGCATCGATCCCAATTGCAGGGAGAACGATGCTGAAGCGAACATTTCAAAGCTTCAGAAGAAGCTCGAAAGGATTTGCATCGTCATCATCAAGAAGAAGCGACGCTCGTTTCAAATGGAAACATTTACATTCACCGAGCAATTTCACGGTGATGAGAAGCATGATGAGCAGCACCCAAACCGCCACAACAACTACGTACTCTGTCCCAAGGGAGAAAGTGGATTGCTTGGTCATAGGTGCTGGCGTTGTGGGCATAGCGATCGCAAGAGCACTGGCACTCAAGGGCAGAGAGGTTTTCGTTGTTGAATCCGATTCAACTTTTGGCACTGCCACCAGTTCTCGAAACAGTGAAGTTATCCACGCCGGAATCTATTACCCTCGCAATTCCTTGAAGGCAAGTCACTCTTCCTTATTAGGTAAAATCATTAATCGATTTGGTTTCTCAAGTTTACACGTGAATtgaaattaactattaatttgtTTCAATTGAAATTTGGAAAGATCAAGTTGAAGTGCACACTTTGCTTGTCTTAAACTATTAACCCTAAGTGAAGGTTCACGGTGTGTGATGTTTGGTTGATGCTCTCATTGGCCTTTGTGTAATGCGTAGAATATAATGTTGTATACCTGTTTGTGTTGGCCATTTTTGCAGGCGATTTTTTGTTCAAGGGGAAGAGATATGTTATATGATTACTGCACAAAACACGATATTCCTCATAAACAAATTGGTAAACTTATAGTGGCTACGCGGTCTTCGGAGATTCCGAAGCTAAATGACATTCTAAACCATGGGATTCAAAATGGAGTTGATAGTTTGAGGATGATAGACGGGATTGAGGCCATGAAAATGGAACCTGAGTTGCAATGTGTGAAAGCAGTATTATCACCTGTCTCTGGGATTGTTGACTCCCATTCTTTAATGCTTGCTCTAGTGGTACCCATTTGTAgcttcttaaattttgaattcaatCTTTCGTAATTAATCAGTTTCTTTATTTTGAGTTTAAATTGTACATTCTCAGGAATAAAAACACATGTTGGTCCAGGGGGAAGCCGAAAGTCACAGAACAACCTTCACATATAATTCAGCAGTcattggtggccatcttgaaggAAATCAGATTTGTGTTCATGTATCAGAAACCAATAGCCTTAAAGAATGGAATGGGACATCAACAGCGCTGAACCCGGATCTAGTGCTAGTTCCAAACCTCGTAGTGAACTCTGCTGGCCTTAGTGCCCCCGCACTTGCGAAAAGATTTACTGGCTTAGCAAGTGAAGTTATTCCTTCAGCCTACTATGCACGTGGTTGCTACTTCACATTATCTAACACTAAAACCACTCCGTTCCAACATTTAATATATCCTATACCGGAGGATGGTGGCCTTGGCGTGCATGTTACTCTCGACTTGAATGGTCAGGTCAAGTTTGGCCCGGATGTTGAATGGATTGACAGCATTGATGATATCTCAAGTTTTCTGAATAAGTACTTCCTAATGCCCTTTCATTTGCTTGCTTTTGACTACTTCTGGTATCTAGTCTATGTCATACATTTCCCGCTTCTTATTATCCTTGGCTTGTCTACTCTTTTGTATGAGATGGTTCCATTCCATGGTTTACAATTAGTTATTTATAAATGTTGAATTGTTGATCTACACATATTTTATATGTTGTCCTACTGGTGCATGCTTTCAGTGACATCTCATGGTTCAGGGGTACTTCGTTCCTTATGTTGGTTGTATCTGTAGTGAATCATTGATACGGTTTTCTATTCATTACCATGTACATCGTGCACTTTCTTCTTTTTTAGGTTTTCACACTCCACTACAGCAACTTTTAGTATGGGCTTTGTCTGTCAATTTTTGTCCCTATCAATGAAACTAATGTCCATCTTGGATTTATTGTACCATTTAGTATGGGTTCGTGTTTTTAGGTAGTGTTTATGAGTTGTATCTGGGACACATGTATAGAGACAGTTGAGACCGCAAAAATGGAGATAGAAATAGAGACAAAAATGTGAAATTTCTGTCTTAATGTCCTGTCTCCACTATCCCCACTTTTGGGGGGACAAAGTTTACAGAAATGTTCTCTGCTCCAAGAGGCCAGGAAAGAAAG harbors:
- the LOC107623690 gene encoding bifunctional dihydrofolate reductase-thymidylate synthase-like isoform X2 — translated: MASNSFVIPNGSGNGNGIGKLNPPPNLQRNYQVVVAATPDMGIGKDGKLPWKLPTDLKFFKEVTVTTSDPGKKNAVVMGRKTWDSIPLKYRPLPGRLNVVLTRSDSFDIARAENVVICRSMASALELLAEPPYILSIEKIFVIGGGQIFRETLNAPGCEAIHITEIQTSIECDTFMPPVDSSVFQLWYSSFPKVENNIRYSFTTYVRVRRSVEHATQNTDPGLDNNSDTLKFEFKDFSFLPKMILERHEEYKYLRLVEEIISEGTAKDDRTRTGTLSKFGCQMRFNLRRNFPLLTTKKVFWRGVVEELLWFISGSTNAKLLQEKGIHIWDGNASREYLDRLGLTDREEGDLGPVYGFQWRHFGARYTNMHADYSGQGIDQLLDVITKIRHNPNDRRIILSAWNPADLKLAALPPCHMFAQN
- the LOC107623690 gene encoding bifunctional dihydrofolate reductase-thymidylate synthase-like isoform X1, whose translation is MASNSFVIPNGSGNGNGIGKLNPPPNLQRNYQVVVAATPDMGIGKDGKLPWKLPTDLKFFKEVTVTTSDPGKKNAVVMGRKTWDSIPLKYRPLPGRLNVVLTRSDSFDIARAENVVICRSMASALELLAEPPYILSIEKIFVIGGGQIFRETLNAPGCEAIHITEIQTSIECDTFMPPVDSSVFQLWYSSFPKVENNIRYSFTTYVRVRRSVEHATQNTDPGLDNNSDTLKFEFKDFSFLPKMILERHEEYKYLRLVEEIISEGTAKDDRTRTGTLSKFGCQMRFNLRRNFPLLTTKKVFWRGVVEELLWFISGSTNAKLLQEKGIHIWDGNASREYLDRLGLTDREEGDLGPVYGFQWRHFGARYTNMHADYSGQGIDQLLDVITKIRHNPNDRRIILSAWNPADLKLAALPPCHMFAQFYVANGELSCQMYQRSADMGLGVPFNIASYALLTCIIAHVCELVPGDFIHVIGDAHVYQNHVKPLQEQLQNLPRPFPTLKINPEKKDIDSFVASDFKLSDYNPHQKIEMKMAI
- the LOC107623690 gene encoding bifunctional dihydrofolate reductase-thymidylate synthase-like isoform X3 codes for the protein MPPVDSSVFQLWYSSFPKVENNIRYSFTTYVRVRRSVEHATQNTDPGLDNNSDTLKFEFKDFSFLPKMILERHEEYKYLRLVEEIISEGTAKDDRTRTGTLSKFGCQMRFNLRRNFPLLTTKKVFWRGVVEELLWFISGSTNAKLLQEKGIHIWDGNASREYLDRLGLTDREEGDLGPVYGFQWRHFGARYTNMHADYSGQGIDQLLDVITKIRHNPNDRRIILSAWNPADLKLAALPPCHMFAQFYVANGELSCQMYQRSADMGLGVPFNIASYALLTCIIAHVCELVPGDFIHVIGDAHVYQNHVKPLQEQLQNLPRPFPTLKINPEKKDIDSFVASDFKLSDYNPHQKIEMKMAI
- the LOC107624200 gene encoding L-2-hydroxyglutarate dehydrogenase, mitochondrial, which codes for MLKRTFQSFRRSSKGFASSSSRRSDARFKWKHLHSPSNFTVMRSMMSSTQTATTTTYSVPREKVDCLVIGAGVVGIAIARALALKGREVFVVESDSTFGTATSSRNSEVIHAGIYYPRNSLKAIFCSRGRDMLYDYCTKHDIPHKQIGKLIVATRSSEIPKLNDILNHGIQNGVDSLRMIDGIEAMKMEPELQCVKAVLSPVSGIVDSHSLMLALVGEAESHRTTFTYNSAVIGGHLEGNQICVHVSETNSLKEWNGTSTALNPDLVLVPNLVVNSAGLSAPALAKRFTGLASEVIPSAYYARGCYFTLSNTKTTPFQHLIYPIPEDGGLGVHVTLDLNGQVKFGPDVEWIDSIDDISSFLNKFDYSVHANRAERFYPEIRKYYPNLKDGSLEPGYSGIRPKLSGPGQPPVDFVIQGENIHGIPGLVNLFGIESPGLTSSLAIAEYIVTRFLG